In Candidatus Nitrosarchaeum limnium SFB1, the following proteins share a genomic window:
- a CDS encoding hypothetical protein (hypothetical protein Nmar_0880) — MRKIIQDLQSVVSIKGSRILTFSIPHVFKALQMLSNERFVSRATFGKEIHLGQGSVKTLILHLKETGIVDSTKSGTFLTEKGHRLTEQLQKIIPKECTIKKGVILQCKFNHAILIKNYSKMIKTGLEQRDYAILYGSEGCITVVCKNKKLIFPGEDKECFIGDNKTREYILEKLSPDEGDVIIISSSDDPFVAEISAKNSALWTLASN, encoded by the coding sequence TCAAGACTTACAAAGTGTTGTGTCAATAAAAGGATCAAGAATTCTCACATTTAGTATTCCGCATGTTTTCAAGGCGTTACAAATGTTATCTAATGAAAGATTTGTCAGTAGAGCAACATTTGGAAAAGAAATTCATCTTGGACAAGGCTCAGTTAAGACATTAATTTTACATCTTAAAGAAACAGGAATTGTAGATTCAACAAAATCTGGAACGTTTCTTACTGAAAAAGGACACAGATTAACAGAACAACTACAAAAGATAATTCCAAAAGAATGTACGATAAAAAAGGGTGTGATCCTACAATGCAAATTTAATCATGCCATATTGATTAAAAACTACTCCAAAATGATCAAAACAGGTTTAGAACAAAGAGATTATGCAATTTTGTATGGCTCTGAAGGATGCATAACAGTAGTGTGTAAAAATAAGAAATTAATATTTCCAGGTGAGGATAAAGAGTGTTTTATCGGGGATAATAAAACCAGAGAGTACATTTTAGAAAAATTATCTCCTGATGAGGGAGATGTAATCATAATTTCATCATCAGATGATCCATTTGTAGCAGAAATTTCGGCAAAAAACTCGGCATTGTGGACTTTGGCATCTAATTAG
- a CDS encoding DSBA oxidoreductase: MKNIYLLAIPIGVGLLTGLFLAFFPSSNDNSNTLTESNLIQNGSPILGNPSASITILEFGDYQCTFCYKFHQGTLNTIKHDFIDTGKVKLVFKDFPLNGADSILAAEGAHCAQDQEKYWQYHDEIYKNWAGERTGWVTRDSLDKFATTVNLDLDKFNECLDSHKYLEKVNQLYDFGKKIGVDATPSFFVFNNEKIIKITGNQPLEVFLKTIDEF; encoded by the coding sequence ATGAAAAACATCTACTTGTTAGCAATTCCAATAGGAGTAGGACTACTAACAGGTTTATTTTTAGCATTTTTCCCTAGTTCTAATGATAATTCAAATACATTAACAGAATCGAATTTGATTCAAAATGGCTCACCGATTTTGGGCAATCCATCTGCATCAATTACAATTTTAGAGTTTGGGGATTACCAATGTACGTTTTGCTATAAATTTCATCAAGGAACCCTAAATACAATAAAACATGATTTTATTGACACGGGAAAAGTAAAACTCGTTTTCAAAGATTTTCCACTTAATGGGGCTGATTCAATTTTAGCAGCCGAGGGAGCACATTGTGCTCAAGATCAAGAAAAATATTGGCAATATCACGATGAAATATACAAGAATTGGGCAGGCGAAAGAACAGGATGGGTAACTCGGGATTCATTAGATAAATTTGCCACTACAGTAAATCTAGATTTAGATAAATTCAATGAGTGCCTTGATAGTCATAAATATTTAGAAAAAGTAAATCAACTTTATGATTTTGGTAAAAAAATTGGTGTAGATGCGACACCGTCATTTTTTGTTTTTAATAATGAGAAAATAATCAAAATCACTGGGAATCAACCACTAGAAGTATTTCTAAAAACTATTGACGAGTTTTAA
- a CDS encoding histidine triad (HIT) protein, with amino-acid sequence MSCIFCDILSGVRDSHMIYEDASHVAFLDKYPIDVGHSLVVPKNHHERITDMNHESVGNLFSIVPKIANAVLTATGADAFSLAQNNGRAAKQIIPHVHIHIIPRYNHKGTIWTKRSISTSDELSVLAEKIKTLLV; translated from the coding sequence ATGAGCTGTATTTTTTGTGATATATTATCTGGCGTTAGAGACAGTCATATGATCTATGAGGATGCTTCACATGTAGCCTTTTTAGACAAATATCCTATTGATGTAGGACATAGTCTCGTTGTTCCAAAAAATCATCATGAAAGAATTACCGATATGAATCACGAATCAGTTGGTAATCTGTTTTCAATTGTTCCAAAAATAGCAAATGCTGTTTTAACTGCAACTGGTGCCGATGCATTTAGTCTTGCACAAAATAATGGACGAGCTGCAAAGCAGATTATCCCACATGTCCATATCCATATTATTCCAAGATATAATCATAAAGGAACAATTTGGACGAAAAGAAGTATATCGACAAGTGACGAGCTTTCAGTTTTAGCAGAAAAAATTAAGACACTACTTGTTTAG
- a CDS encoding hypothetical protein (hypothetical protein Nmar_0884), giving the protein MGRKERKEREEKRESYASKRSFEKKRNTLITIGVLAIIAVIVGYSVWIFMNMSQTAPGGPSGAGALGSEHSHAALLVKIFGDTFDFALPAYQIKSSWIHFEGGDGTTIHKHATGVKLGYLFKTLKLTVDDKCFVFQDGRQFCTNEDYSLRFFINDQEVKDIRDYETMDKDRILIVYGAETPEEIQDLLKQVDTQPIIEK; this is encoded by the coding sequence ATGGGACGAAAAGAAAGAAAAGAGCGAGAGGAAAAACGTGAAAGTTATGCTTCAAAACGTTCTTTTGAGAAAAAAAGAAATACGCTAATTACAATCGGTGTTTTAGCAATTATTGCAGTAATCGTTGGATATTCTGTATGGATATTTATGAACATGTCACAAACGGCACCAGGAGGTCCATCTGGCGCAGGAGCATTAGGAAGTGAACACTCTCATGCTGCTTTATTAGTAAAGATCTTTGGAGATACTTTTGACTTTGCATTACCTGCTTATCAGATAAAATCAAGTTGGATTCACTTTGAAGGAGGAGATGGCACAACAATTCACAAGCACGCTACAGGAGTAAAACTAGGATATTTGTTTAAGACTTTGAAGTTAACTGTTGATGACAAATGCTTTGTTTTCCAGGATGGAAGACAATTTTGTACAAATGAAGATTATTCATTAAGATTCTTCATAAATGATCAAGAAGTCAAAGACATCCGAGACTATGAAACCATGGATAAGGACAGAATTCTTATCGTATACGGAGCAGAAACTCCAGAAGAAATCCAAGACTTGTTAAAGCAAGTTGATACACAACCAATTATTGAAAAATAA
- a CDS encoding hypothetical protein (hypothetical protein Nmar_0885), with translation MEQKALSCPVCQSNKAEIAGENVKLSGRFEDKEFLTTPLTVLRCTRCGYYMFFDNMAQFTTKEPSDES, from the coding sequence TTGGAACAAAAAGCTCTTTCATGTCCTGTTTGTCAAAGTAACAAAGCAGAGATTGCTGGAGAAAATGTTAAATTAAGTGGAAGATTCGAAGATAAGGAATTTCTAACTACCCCGTTAACTGTTCTTAGATGTACTAGGTGTGGGTATTACATGTTTTTTGATAACATGGCACAATTCACAACTAAAGAACCATCTGATGAATCATAA
- a CDS encoding dihydroxy-acid dehydratase, which yields MEISSRNVVEGTSRSPHRAMYKAMGLTDNDLSKAFVGVCHTGNEATPCNIHLPRLALKAKEGVSDAGATPREFSTIAVSDGIAMGHEGMKSSLISREVIADSIELMVRAHQYDALVGIAGCDKSLPGTMMAMARLNIPSVFVYGGTIMPGILNGQELTVVDVYEAVGAYDAGQLSLEALKNIENTACPNAGSCGGMFTANTMASISEAIGLALPGSASPPAEDDRREKMVYDTGIACVRLLEQNIRPREILTFEAFENAITMLNAVGGSTNGILHLLALSNEVGIKLTYDDFERVRKKTPHLADMKPGGNYVMNSLDKIGGIPFVLKKLAERKLIHDNCLTVTGKTIRENLASMNIPEPVQQIIKSVDNPIHSVGTAVILKGSLAPEGAVIKTAGVEMTKFTGKARVYDREEYAFDAVAKGEVEEGHVVVIRYEGPKGGPGMREMLSTTAALVGQGLGKKVAMVTDGRFSGGTRGFMVGHVAPEAYVGGPIALVKNDDEITIDTETNIIDLHVSAEELEKRRKLWSPPKPNYTTGALAKYATLVGSAAQGAITSPKL from the coding sequence ATGGAGATTTCTAGTAGAAATGTAGTTGAAGGAACTTCCAGATCTCCCCATAGAGCAATGTACAAAGCTATGGGATTAACAGATAATGATTTATCAAAAGCATTTGTCGGAGTATGTCATACTGGAAACGAGGCAACTCCGTGTAACATTCATCTTCCAAGACTAGCTCTCAAAGCTAAAGAAGGAGTTAGCGATGCAGGGGCAACACCCAGAGAATTTTCAACTATTGCAGTAAGTGACGGAATTGCGATGGGTCATGAAGGAATGAAGTCATCATTAATTTCAAGAGAAGTAATTGCAGATTCTATAGAATTGATGGTCAGAGCTCATCAGTATGATGCACTAGTTGGAATTGCTGGATGTGATAAGAGTTTGCCAGGAACTATGATGGCAATGGCCAGATTGAATATCCCATCAGTATTTGTTTATGGTGGAACCATTATGCCGGGAATTTTAAACGGTCAAGAATTAACTGTAGTGGATGTTTACGAGGCAGTTGGCGCATATGATGCAGGACAATTATCTCTTGAAGCATTAAAAAATATAGAAAATACGGCATGTCCAAATGCAGGTTCATGCGGTGGAATGTTTACTGCAAATACAATGGCATCAATTTCAGAAGCTATAGGTCTTGCCTTACCAGGTAGTGCCAGCCCTCCAGCAGAAGATGACAGAAGAGAGAAAATGGTTTACGATACTGGAATTGCATGTGTCAGATTACTAGAACAAAATATCAGGCCACGGGAGATTCTCACATTTGAGGCATTTGAAAATGCAATTACAATGTTAAATGCAGTAGGCGGGTCTACAAATGGAATTTTACATTTGTTGGCATTATCAAATGAAGTCGGAATTAAATTGACATATGATGATTTTGAGAGAGTTAGAAAAAAGACACCACATTTGGCAGATATGAAACCAGGCGGAAATTATGTTATGAATTCTCTAGATAAAATTGGAGGAATTCCATTTGTATTAAAGAAATTAGCTGAGAGAAAACTTATTCACGACAATTGTTTAACAGTAACTGGAAAAACAATCAGAGAAAATCTTGCTTCAATGAACATACCTGAACCAGTACAACAAATTATAAAATCAGTTGATAATCCAATTCACTCAGTTGGAACTGCAGTAATATTGAAGGGAAGTTTGGCACCAGAGGGAGCTGTGATTAAAACAGCGGGAGTGGAGATGACAAAATTTACAGGTAAGGCTAGAGTATATGACAGAGAAGAGTATGCATTTGACGCAGTAGCCAAAGGTGAAGTTGAAGAAGGTCATGTTGTAGTAATCAGATATGAGGGTCCAAAAGGAGGTCCTGGAATGAGAGAAATGCTATCCACTACTGCAGCACTAGTAGGTCAAGGATTAGGAAAGAAAGTTGCAATGGTAACTGACGGCAGGTTTTCCGGAGGTACACGAGGATTCATGGTAGGGCATGTAGCCCCTGAAGCATATGTTGGTGGACCTATCGCATTAGTAAAAAACGATGATGAAATTACAATAGATACGGAAACTAACATAATTGATCTTCATGTATCAGCTGAAGAATTAGAAAAAAGAAGAAAACTCTGGAGTCCACCAAAACCAAACTATACAACAGGCGCTTTAGCAAAGTATGCCACATTAGTAGGCTCTGCAGCACAAGGTGCAATTACTAGTCCAAAACTGTGA
- a CDS encoding hypothetical protein (hypothetical protein Nmar_0936), giving the protein MQKLENIRPENLFCIAVMDIDKTIRFAGILCKCGRLKAYRRKRGMIPHLSVPETKLVHREAMLKAKMNHVFDQKLGKTNWAIESRDNVKWITIYLERDLLLLSTERSSNHDMIIQKILPMLNLEEYRTI; this is encoded by the coding sequence ATGCAAAAATTAGAAAATATTCGACCTGAAAACCTTTTCTGTATTGCTGTTATGGATATTGATAAAACAATACGATTTGCAGGAATACTGTGTAAATGTGGTAGACTCAAGGCATATAGACGAAAAAGAGGAATGATTCCTCATTTGAGTGTGCCTGAAACTAAACTAGTTCATCGAGAAGCAATGCTAAAAGCAAAAATGAATCATGTCTTTGATCAAAAACTTGGCAAAACAAATTGGGCTATTGAATCACGAGATAATGTGAAATGGATTACAATTTATCTCGAAAGAGACCTCTTACTTCTATCCACTGAACGTTCATCGAATCATGACATGATAATCCAAAAAATACTCCCAATGCTCAATCTTGAAGAATATCGTACCATTTAG
- a CDS encoding hypothetical protein (hypothetical protein Nmar_0887) — protein MIVSDFLQEIKKQKKISNQVRLYVINKNKHYFLNDGVLKNGFNSKLTIMKNRDSVLSAFSKMAFLFDEIICLRIVSYSNQKDNKELLYLLNLVPINRKIRAFLDWGVFSPEYTRNMSRLFEVRNDTVHCVSLDEVRYNPKTPISLSSVDGFKKFKTDMCKAWDDLLKIYLNQQANIDWIALSKEVKIKP, from the coding sequence ATGATTGTTTCTGATTTTCTTCAAGAAATAAAAAAACAAAAAAAAATTTCAAACCAAGTACGATTGTATGTAATTAATAAAAATAAACATTATTTCTTAAATGATGGAGTCTTAAAAAATGGATTTAATTCAAAATTAACTATTATGAAAAATCGTGATAGTGTTTTATCTGCATTTTCAAAAATGGCCTTTTTGTTTGATGAAATAATTTGTCTGAGAATTGTATCCTATTCAAATCAAAAAGATAACAAAGAATTACTTTATCTTCTCAACCTTGTTCCTATAAATAGAAAGATTAGGGCATTTTTAGACTGGGGTGTGTTCTCACCTGAATATACTCGAAATATGTCTAGACTTTTTGAAGTTAGAAATGACACCGTACATTGTGTCTCACTTGATGAGGTACGATACAATCCAAAGACACCAATTTCACTATCCAGTGTAGATGGTTTTAAAAAATTCAAAACTGATATGTGTAAAGCATGGGATGATTTGTTGAAGATATATCTAAATCAACAGGCAAATATTGACTGGATTGCATTATCTAAAGAAGTAAAAATTAAACCTTAG
- a CDS encoding helicase c2 has product MMESEKVDNPRRAMRWGLTCDKGQCQERINKNGKEIIEVCKFKPTIKQVDEHTQEANSCHYYLQKYDALVSKHSLWNYHAFFQIMKFNRKLFEDYLNRKVSIFDEAHKIEEQIMQFIGFDIFGGQVEECNLNSEKYDFTDLDSMIQLIDDISYAYAKKIKDIKESRSYQNEPDYESVTRLERRYDRAAQAKIDILTNKDNFVVNDPVQDLNGNFRTISVKPIDVSTFANSFFTTEYQIFMSATIDKFSFCENMGLKQDDVAFIDTPKSPFPIEHRRIDLLNIKRLSYGSTEDDEIEVIKTIDRIMDEHSNERGLILTSSIPRCQKILRYLSPKNTRRIRICHSYNKDGKTQDEIISEHASDPTGVLLSSSLWEGVDLKDDLSRFQIIAKVPYPNYKEKRTKAKMDKFPLWYTSQTLTKLLQGFGRSIRSEDDWARTYVLDTAVNNVFFKAQKMIPRAYYDVLGIENL; this is encoded by the coding sequence ATGATGGAATCTGAAAAAGTGGATAATCCTAGAAGAGCCATGAGATGGGGGTTAACATGTGATAAAGGACAATGTCAAGAAAGAATCAATAAAAATGGAAAAGAAATAATCGAAGTTTGTAAATTCAAACCAACTATAAAACAAGTTGACGAACATACTCAAGAGGCAAACTCTTGCCATTACTATCTGCAAAAATATGATGCATTAGTATCAAAACATTCTCTATGGAACTATCATGCATTTTTTCAAATAATGAAATTCAACAGAAAACTCTTTGAAGATTATCTTAATCGTAAAGTATCTATCTTTGATGAGGCTCATAAGATAGAAGAGCAAATAATGCAGTTTATTGGATTTGACATTTTTGGAGGTCAGGTTGAAGAATGTAATCTAAATTCTGAAAAATATGATTTTACAGACTTGGATTCTATGATTCAGTTAATCGATGATATTTCATATGCATATGCCAAAAAAATCAAAGATATCAAAGAAAGTAGATCATATCAAAATGAGCCTGATTATGAATCTGTTACAAGATTAGAGAGAAGGTATGATAGAGCCGCTCAGGCTAAAATCGATATTCTTACTAACAAGGATAACTTTGTTGTGAATGATCCCGTTCAGGACTTAAATGGAAATTTTAGAACTATTTCAGTAAAGCCTATTGATGTTTCCACTTTTGCTAATTCCTTTTTTACAACTGAATATCAAATATTTATGTCAGCAACAATTGATAAATTTAGTTTTTGTGAAAATATGGGTTTAAAACAAGATGATGTTGCCTTCATAGACACTCCGAAATCTCCATTTCCAATTGAACATAGGCGAATTGATCTTCTAAACATTAAACGATTAAGCTATGGTTCAACAGAGGATGATGAGATTGAAGTGATTAAAACAATCGACAGAATAATGGATGAACATTCTAATGAACGTGGTTTGATATTGACATCTTCAATACCACGTTGCCAAAAAATCCTACGATATCTATCTCCAAAAAATACTCGACGAATTAGAATTTGTCACAGCTATAACAAAGATGGTAAAACTCAGGATGAAATTATTTCAGAGCATGCATCTGATCCTACAGGAGTATTACTTTCGTCTTCATTATGGGAAGGCGTTGATCTTAAAGATGATTTATCCCGATTTCAAATAATTGCCAAAGTTCCATATCCAAACTATAAAGAAAAAAGAACAAAAGCAAAAATGGACAAATTTCCTTTATGGTATACATCTCAGACTCTAACTAAATTGCTCCAAGGATTTGGACGCTCAATTAGAAGCGAAGATGACTGGGCAAGAACATATGTGCTTGACACTGCAGTAAACAATGTGTTTTTCAAAGCTCAAAAAATGATTCCACGTGCATATTATGATGTTTTAGGAATAGAAAATCTATAG
- a CDS encoding hypothetical protein (hypothetical protein Nmar_0889), producing the protein MELLEDKMRVWLESAKFVKAIPGVYVLYNRNKDVIYIGESDNLEKTFTKYVDTGFEGNECKQKTSSYQREFTDKPKERQMQLIEEFKKESGKIPSCNTEIALETH; encoded by the coding sequence ATGGAGTTATTGGAAGATAAAATGAGAGTTTGGCTAGAAAGTGCCAAATTTGTCAAAGCGATTCCAGGTGTATATGTATTGTATAACAGAAACAAAGATGTCATATACATTGGAGAGAGTGATAATCTGGAAAAAACATTCACAAAATATGTAGATACAGGGTTTGAAGGTAATGAATGTAAACAAAAAACTTCATCATATCAGAGAGAATTCACAGATAAGCCAAAAGAGCGTCAAATGCAATTAATTGAGGAATTCAAAAAAGAGTCAGGCAAAATCCCTTCATGCAACACAGAAATAGCATTGGAGACTCATTAA
- a CDS encoding hypothetical protein (hypothetical protein Nmar_0891) encodes MDWVESLLKRSCDKTLTKEEVLRSLFHMIEINENTLNHIQADKRDFGPELEKLKQTEIKDLDFHLKYYRSLVNYINSIPENKIVRQ; translated from the coding sequence ATGGATTGGGTAGAATCTCTACTAAAAAGATCATGTGATAAGACATTGACCAAAGAAGAGGTATTACGCAGTTTATTTCATATGATAGAGATTAATGAAAACACATTAAATCACATACAGGCAGACAAACGTGATTTTGGTCCAGAGTTAGAAAAACTAAAACAAACAGAAATCAAGGATTTAGATTTTCATTTAAAATACTATCGTAGCCTTGTAAATTACATCAATTCAATTCCAGAAAATAAAATAGTCAGACAATAA
- a CDS encoding hypothetical protein (hypothetical protein Nmar_0892), with protein sequence MSKPNTIPWSKERLLNWSDFQAESNPASYEDAHSVIKFHYTWTVSSDSIGSQIRFFVENIDLTVEFHPLLSWVRLSHATSDLLKHEQGHFDLAQSLKPEIVKQIHSVFEGRTFPTRGQHPEQQKQFAREDSGLMIANEVEKWEKYLCEKREEYDQLTDFGQISTKQQEYNEQFKKLRDSN encoded by the coding sequence ATGAGTAAGCCTAACACTATACCTTGGTCAAAAGAGCGTTTATTGAATTGGTCTGATTTTCAAGCCGAATCCAACCCTGCATCATATGAAGATGCTCATAGTGTGATTAAATTTCATTATACTTGGACAGTTAGCTCTGATAGTATTGGCAGTCAGATTAGATTCTTTGTTGAAAATATTGATTTGACTGTAGAGTTTCATCCGTTACTTTCTTGGGTTAGATTATCTCATGCTACATCTGATTTACTTAAACATGAACAAGGACATTTTGATCTTGCACAATCATTAAAGCCAGAAATAGTAAAACAAATCCATAGTGTTTTTGAAGGAAGAACGTTTCCAACAAGAGGTCAACACCCAGAACAGCAAAAACAATTTGCTCGTGAGGATTCTGGATTGATGATAGCAAATGAAGTTGAAAAATGGGAGAAATATCTCTGTGAAAAACGAGAGGAGTATGATCAACTTACCGATTTTGGACAAATATCCACAAAACAGCAAGAATACAATGAACAGTTTAAAAAATTAAGAGATTCAAATTAA
- a CDS encoding hypothetical protein (hypothetical protein Nmar_0893), which translates to MIVCRGAKISHKVEKCNFLFAGNWGDPELIEHQKLHQSLENENYSWLGFDFSQTFGKFSQRDGKRS; encoded by the coding sequence TGCTAAAATATCCCATAAAGTTGAAAAGTGTAATTTTCTTTTTGCTGGAAATTGGGGTGATCCTGAATTAATTGAACATCAAAAATTACATCAATCATTAGAAAATGAAAATTATTCCTGGCTTGGGTTTGATTTCTCTCAAACTTTTGGAAAATTCAGTCAACGTGATGGGAAAAGATCTTGA